A single Eremothecium sinecaudum strain ATCC 58844 chromosome VIII, complete sequence DNA region contains:
- the ISN1 gene encoding IMP 5'-nucleotidase (Syntenic homolog of Ashbya gossypii AAR112C; Syntenic homolog of Saccharomyces cerevisiae YOR155C (ISN1)), with protein MSSRYRVDYHLKSHRKDEFIQWIKGLLSVPFVLHAVNNHAVAQDKYRRIFKDVESLVQERIELQGNNGELHVSRLQLLVPTIGEFFTGLPLSEAFLLQDQKRAISARVRVSPSFNDIRHILNTAQMLELARSKNLRMMTFDGDVTLYADGGTLNVGDKAVSRLVKLLEIGIYVAIVTAAGYDDALNYERRLIGLIKKLEEHQEVPLGVKERLCIMGGESNFLFKYYERERKGGFKRVNYNEWMLNDLRNWTHEDIKATLDLAEETFKSMLVLLNLPPETSIIRKERSVGIVPGYRWDPELKIETKVPILRESLEEIVLRVEAKLESFVPAKRIMFSCFDGGSDVWCDIGGKDLGIRQLQHYYSSEKPFTPQQCLHVGDQFTPLGSANDFKARLSSCTVWIASPQETVDVLDEFLSYVDTSVH; from the coding sequence ATGTCTAGTCGTTATAGAGTTGATTATCATTTGAAGTCGCACCGTAAGGACGAATTCATTCAATGGATTAAAGGACTACTTTCCGTTCCATTTGTTTTACATGCTGTTAACAATCACGCGGTGGCACAGGACAAGTACAGGCGGATTTTCAAAGACGTCGAGAGCCTGGTACAAGAGAGAATTGAATTACAGGGAAATAACGGTGAATTACATGTATCTCGCTTGCAACTTTTGGTTCCAACAATTGGTGAATTTTTTACAGGTTTACCGCTTTCCGAGGCATTCTTGCTGCAGGACCAAAAGCGTGCAATTAGCGCTAGAGTGAGAGTTTCCCCCTCTTTTAATGATATCAGACACATTTTAAACACTGCACAGATGCTGGAACTTGCGCGTTCTAAGAATTTACGAATGATGACGTTTGATGGAGATGTAACATTGTATGCCGACGGCGGCACGCTTAATGTCGGAGACAAAGCAGTCTCTCGTCTAGTGAAATTGCTAGAGATAGGAATATATGTTGCAATAGTAACTGCAGCAGGATATGATGATGCCCTTAACTATGAAAGACGTCTCATCGGGTTAATTAAGAAGCTAGAGGAGCACCAGGAAGTTCCTCTTGGTGTCAAGGAGAGATTATGCATCATGGGAGGCGAGTCTAATTTCTTATTTAAGTACTACGAAAGAGAAAGGAAAGGTGGCTTTAAAAGAGTGAACTATAATGAATGGATGCTGAACGATCTTCGGAATTGGACTCACGAAGATATCAAGGCAACTCTGGATCTTGCCGAGGAAACATTCAAGTCGATGCTTGTTTTACTCAACCTGCCCCCAGAGACCTCAATTATTCGTAAAGAACGTTCTGTGGGGATTGTACCAGGTTATCGATGGGATCCAGAACTCAAGATTGAGACAAAGGTCCCTATTTTAAGGGAGTCATTGGAGGAGATAGTTCTACGCGTTGAGGCTAAACTCGAAAGTTTCGTACCTGCCAAAAGGATAATGTTTAGCTGCTTCGACGGAGGAAGCGACGTATGGTGCGACATAGGAGGAAAGGATCTCGGTATCCGTCAGTTGCAACATTATTATAGTTCAGAAAAGCCTTTTACACCGCAGCAGTGTCTGCACGTAGGCGATCAATTCACCCCTCTGGGATCAGCAAATGATTTTAAGGCGCGTTTATCTAGCTGTACAGTCTGGATCGCATCGCCGCAAGAGACAGTAGACGTCCTGGATGAATTTTTGTCATATGTAGACACTAGTGTTCATTAG
- the AHC1 gene encoding Ahc1p (Syntenic homolog of Ashbya gossypii AAR111C; Syntenic homolog of Saccharomyces cerevisiae YOR023C (AHC1)), whose amino-acid sequence MPLMDSSRNKGRHPRRDESSDHDHRAITVNCMDDINRQRISNSEVLLMDNDHLHDRPTDVGGVAPPSYYQVATPKSPHELSLTHDDDMHIHSDQATSQHPQRESEETERLKYEIAKSEIMEQLNLQILIKHKEMDELEDEARILGAQSKVLEILHDDKDLLTKVEEYQIREAAKQRIELERKKMLQDTVPLQYPTTAPAKSGGEYYYHTRSKSTNSHGTGVSTLRPANDNVMGLRMLGSKTIIDSTSSGSGSLNSMQTTDPFAPQFFNQHHRRNYSSTCISSNSGVIGRTDNGDAIFRRLDGLLIVITCCKCKKSGFTSAQGIVNHARLKHSTSYSSQPLAVLNNQCILPEEKQNKIVWDKFKELGLDPEKDYLPNALGKLPGVITGSNPSSTPSSSERRDNTPSEVLSSSLSPTSIHPNTEVWSTKHLEKMYGKKDFQEIVDYVNDAKKDLDVVLKIQSELEEGEDEEDDEDPNEESGSQHSPSALQQQPNTADREYNSDMKRKASAMDKEARERLRHSDKRMRPDALSMVDLPADEKRSSHYNLRAKSKLRSLSRIE is encoded by the coding sequence ATGCCGTTGATGGATTCGTCGCGAAATAAAGGTCGCCATCCAAGGCGAGACGAATCTTCTGATCACGATCATCGTGCTATAACTGTGAACTGCATGGATGATATCAACAGGCAACGAATATCAAACTCGGAGGTACTGTTAATGGATAATGATCATCTCCATGATAGGCCTACTGATGTGGGAGGCGTAGCGCCGCCGTCATATTACCAAGTTGCGACCCCTAAATCACCTCATGAACTTTCTTTAACTCATGATGATGACATGCACATACACTCTGATCAGGCGACAAGTCAGCATCCTCAGAGAGAAAGCGAAGAAACGGAAAGACTGAAGTATGAAATAGCCAAAAGTGAAATAATGGAACAATTAAATCTGCAGATTTTGATAAAACACAAAGAGATGGATGAATTGGAAGACGAAGCCAGGATTTTAGGTGCTCAATCCAAAGTTTTGGAGATACTACATGATGATAAAGACCTGTTAACGAAAGTAGAGGAATATCAAATAAGGGAGGCTGCGAAGCAAAGGATAGAGCTTgaaaggaagaagatgCTACAGGATACTGTTCCTTTGCAATACCCCACAACAGCACCTGCTAAGAGTGGCGGGGAGTACTATTATCACACCAGGAGTAAAAGTACAAATTCACACGGTACGGGAGTATCTACTTTGAGACCCGCGAACGATAATGTTATGGGACTTAGAATGCTTGGATCAAAAACTATTATTGACAGCACTTCATCCGGATCCGGATCCCTGAATAGCATGCAAACTACAGACCCCTTTGCTCCTCAGTTTTTCAATCAGCATCATAGAAGAAATTATAGTAGCACGTGTATTTCGAGTAATAGTGGAGTTATAGGAAGAACAGATAATGGTGATGCTATATTTAGAAGACTTGATGGTCTTTTAATTGTAATAACATGTTGCAAGTGTAAAAAGTCGGGTTTCACGTCGGCTCAAGGTATTGTGAACCATGCCAGGCTGAAACATTCCACGTCCTATTCAAGCCAGCCGCTAGCCGTCCTTAATAACCAGTGTATATTACCAGAGGAGAAACAGAATAAGATTGTTTGGGATAAATTCAAGGAACTGGGCCTGGACCCTGAAAAAGATTATTTACCTAACGCCCTAGGAAAGTTGCCCGGCGTTATAACAGGGTCAAATCCATCTTCCACACCATCTAGCTCGGAGAGGAGAGATAACACACCAAGTGAAGTACTTTCATCATCACTTTCACCAACTTCAATCCATCCTAATACTGAAGTATGGTCAACTAAGCATTTAGAAAAGATGTATGGCAAGAAGGATTTTCAGGAGATAGTAGATTATGTCAATGATGCAAAAAAAGATTTGGATGTCGTCTTAAAAATTCAGTCAGAACTTGAAGAGGGggaagatgaagaggatgaCGAGGATCCAAACGAAGAGTCTGGTAGTCAACACAGCCCTTCAGCCCTCCAACAACAACCTAACACAGCTGATCGAGAATACAATAGTGACATGAAGCGAAAGGCATCTGCCATGGATAAAGAGGCCAGAGAAAGACTGCGGCATAGTGACAAAAGGATGCGTCCAGATGCACTTTCAATGGTTGATTTACCGGCAGACGAGAAAAGGTCATCTCACTACAATTTAAGGGCTAAATCGAAGTTGAGATCATTATCTAGAATTGAATAA
- the DDL1 gene encoding putative carboxylic ester hydrolase (Syntenic homolog of Ashbya gossypii AAR110C; Syntenic homolog of Saccharomyces cerevisiae YOR022C) codes for MLRYMYQRKLIGIATFCRFQSSGPHWFYATDIPVTKPYDPEYKPTEEPKKFTPFSKHDSDRIERLYNLNPESKDPIAVNEDYLFEVCLKNKTLKPKYWEGSLYEVRRGLWFINDDIPLPYELSVEIEEYSKQYSPNNDVFPLKGTYSHGKYVMFSSSNASEAYLISDISRGGLQLSLLRTSKLISSATKVTRGYSGGKDGIIMKAAKEIEHQLLDQTKHLGKLSDKLGGELKELLSGYSGGHSNNMIDNAMEKEMEGDYDNKNNRYNSPIKSNFREIDHLVLCVHGIGQSLGKKYQYVNFAHSINLLRTTMKKVYAESPELQIINKYNYKHDDWKDNSRIQVLPVTWRHDIRLSSDSSEVDTEYRDLPTLGDITVNGIRPIRNLLGDIVIDVLLYCEAYYRDIILESVTKRLNDTYMKFRANYQSYPGKVSLVGHSLGSLVLFDILSQQDKYPLDFDVDNFFSLGSPIGVFKLVQRTRISPFSDLKKGTDAQGFSKLKCGNLYNMYHSCDPVAYRMEPLIDKTFAQYKQEKISTPKSSKIAAKVLELGETITHENSEKVKVSDRLLKTMLGLNRRGRVDYAMEAKPWEVDIVSAIRAHFDYFEEEEIAAFFLENILRQRRPVNELFCQSLKKTKQPDVPS; via the coding sequence ATGCTAAGGTATATGTATCAGAGGAAACTCATTGGAATTGCAACCTTTTGCCGATTTCAGTCATCCGGTCCTCACTGGTTTTACGCTACTGATATTCCCGTTACCAAGCCTTATGATCCAGAATATAAACCTACCGAAGAACCAAAAAAGTTCACCCCATTTTCAAAGCACGATTCGGATAGAATAGAACGGCTTTATAATCTGAACCCTGAATCCAAGGATCCTATTGCAGTTAATGAGGATTATCTTTTTGAAGTTTGTCTCAAGAATAAAACTCTAAAGCCAAAATATTGGGAGGGGTCGCTTTATGAGGTTCGCCGTGGCCTATGGTTCATAAATGATGATATTCCTCTTCCCTATGAATTATCAGTTGAGATTGAAGAGTATTCAAAGCAGTATAGCCCTAACAATGATGTTTTTCCATTAAAGGGGACCTATTCCCATGGAAAGTACGTGATGTTTAGTAGCAGTAATGCCTCTGAAGCTTACTTGATCTCTGATATATCTCGTGGAGGACTGCAATTAAGCTTGCTGAGGACAAGTAAATTAATCTCCAGTGCTACTAAAGTAACTAGAGGTTACTCCGGAGGCAAGGATGGTATCATTATGAAGGCAGCAAAGGAAATAGAACACCAATTGTTGGACCAAACCAAACATTTGGGCAAGTTGTCAGATAAATTAGGTGGTGAGTTAAAAGAGCTGTTATCTGGGTACAGCGGTGGTCACTCCAATAACATGATTGATAATGCCATGGAAAAGGAGATGGAAGGAGACTACGACAACAAGAACAACCGCTACAATAGCCCCATAAAGTCTAATTTCAGAGAAATTGATCATCTAGTACTTTGTGTTCATGGGATCGGACAAAGTTTGGGTAAAAAGTATCAGTATGTTAACTTTGCCCACTCTATTAATTTGCTTCGTACAACTATGAAGAAGGTCTACGCGGAATCACCAGAACTACAGATAATAAACAAATATAACTACAAACATGACGACTGGAAGGATAATAGCAGGATACAAGTCTTACCAGTTACCTGGCGCCACGATATACGGCTAAGCTCTGATAGTTCTGAAGTCGATACTGAGTATAGGGATTTACCAACATTAGGCGACATAACGGTGAATGGTATCCGTCCAATCCGTAACCTACTAGGAGACATTGTTATAGACGTTTTACTATACTGTGAAGCATACTACAGGGATATTATATTAGAGAGTGTTACAAAACGGCTTAACGATACATATATGAAATTTCGGGCCAATTATCAATCATATCCTGGAAAAGTGAGCTTGGTAGGTCACTCTCTAGGTTCCCTGGTTTTATTTGACATATTATCACAACAGGATAAATATCCATTGGATTTTGATGTTGATAACTTCTTCTCATTAGGCTCACCAATTGGGGTCTTCAAGCTGGTGCAACGCACCAGAATCTCTCCTTTCTCAGACTTAAAAAAGGGGACTGATGCACAGGGCTTCAGTAAGTTAAAATGCGGGAACCTATACAATATGTACCATTCCTGTGATCCTGTTGCGTACCGAATGGAACCTTTAATTGACAAAACATTTGCACAATATAAGCAAGAGAAGATTTCGACACCAAAGAGCAGCAAAATTGCAGCCAAAGTTTTAGAACTTGGTGAGACAATTACACATGAGAACTCCGAGAAGGTGAAGGTTTCAGATAGGCTTTTAAAAACTATGCTAGGACTCAACCGTAGAGGCCGGGTTGACTATGCAATGGAAGCTAAGCCATGGGAAGTAGATATAGTGAGTGCAATAAGAGCGCATTTTGACTACTTtgaggaagaagagatCGCTGCATTCTTTTTAGAAAATATATTGCGTCAGCGAAGGCCCGTGAATGAACTTTTTTGTCAAAGCTTGAAAAAAACGAAGCAGCCTGATGTTCCATCGTGA
- the SFM1 gene encoding protein-arginine N-methyltransferase SFM1 (Syntenic homolog of Ashbya gossypii AAR109C; Syntenic homolog of Saccharomyces cerevisiae YOR021C), which translates to MKYIIEHMESGFSEWVTLEYAQIIRDIGHENLILSSLPKNTTQDDIPELLRNMKLRWTTEPLVNIHTVFPDLEPLVKGRVCLLDPRAPEDLAPADATKFDYFVFGGILGDHPPRDRTSELMRNYPNLMINKRLGDKQMTTDTAIRTTQQIVEKQLKFSDIKFIDYPEFRFSKNEATEMPFRYILDSAGKPILPEGMLELIKKDSEQTLDDLF; encoded by the coding sequence atgaagTACATTATTGAGCATATGGAGTCTGGTTTCAGTGAGTGGGTCACACTGGAATATGCCCAAATCATTAGAGACATCGGTCATGAAAACTTAATCCTGTCATCATTACCAAAGAATACAACTCAAGATGATATACCAGAGTTACTAAGGAATATGAAGCTGCGCTGGACCACAGAACCTTTGGTCAACATTCATACTGTGTTCCCAGACCTTGAACCACTGGTGAAAGGCAGAGTCTGCTTACTTGACCCAAGGGCCCCAGAGGACCTTGCCCCCGCAGATGCTACAAAGTTTGACTACTTTGTCTTTGGGGGCATTCTAGGCGATCATCCTCCTAGAGATCGCACTAGCGAGTTAATGAGAAACTACCCAAATTTAATGATTAACAAAAGATTAGGAGACAAACAGATGACTACAGATACTGCTATCAGGACCACACAGCAAATTGTGGAAAAGCAGCTAAAATTTAGTGACATTAAGTTCATCGATTACCCAGAATTTAGGTTCAGTAAGAACGAAGCTACTGAGATGCCTTTCAGATACATCCTTGACTCGGCAGGAAAGCCTATCCTACCAGAAGGCATGCTTGAGCTGATTAAAAAGGATTCGGAGCAGACCTTAGACGATTTGTTCTAG
- the HSP10 gene encoding Hsp10p (Syntenic homolog of Ashbya gossypii AEL235W; Syntenic homolog of Saccharomyces cerevisiae YOR020C (HSP10)), whose amino-acid sequence MMSFLKSAKSIVPLMDRVLVQRVKAEAKTSSGLYLPEKNVEKLNTATVLAVGPGFTDANGNKILPNVQVGDKVLIPQFGGTSIKLNKDDEVLLFRDSEILAKIQE is encoded by the coding sequence ATGATGTCATTTTTGAAGTCTGCAAAATCTATCGTCCCATTGATGGACCGTGTGCTCGTTCAAAGAGTCAAGGCTGAAGCTAAGACTTCTTCTGGTCTATACCTTCCTGAAAAAAATGTTGAGAAGCTAAACACAGCAACCGTTTTAGCAGTTGGTCCTGGATTTACCGATGCAAACGGTAACAAGATTTTGCCAAATGTTCAAGTTGGTGACAAAGTTTTGATCCCACAATTTGGTGGTACCAGTATCAAGTTGAATAAGGATGATGAGGTTCTCCTATTCAGAGACTCCGAGATCCTCGCTAAGATCCAGGAGTGA
- the PRP3 gene encoding U4/U6-U5 snRNP complex subunit PRP3 (Syntenic homolog of Ashbya gossypii AEL234C; Syntenic homolog of Saccharomyces cerevisiae YDR473C (PRP3)): MGSESKDNKKGLQTELHPALRSSNLNLLRSKRENPYLDDDQYQRVQNKRRGGVFQFYKPGEVIEQANRLREAKAKELELQRLENERVEQENKLRQRKIEEGELPAEDEVSYVESFKNIPDVEWWDLKYLDSSNGVHPKFTLPYNNLDEDSEDDDVEDTRPSIRFVKHPLPVVKEFNASKNVVPRIYLTKKEQKKKRRNQRKLVRQEVEEKIKLGLEPKPEPKVKLSNMMHVLESNASIQDPTKWEQTVKQQVAQRKQKHLEINKQRSLEAKAERQANLKTKNSQKDTRYCKVYMFTQLKNPKIRFKLLTNGKQLLLKGCCLHLKQSAGVIVTIGDERSCKFFERLVTKRIQWTEPFVDKETTEEVRCDGAKCEKIWEGLVGDHMFRGWFMKECQNSNELKDILNTSGGQAFSHLDLNFLDEH; the protein is encoded by the coding sequence ATGGGTAGTGAATCAAAGGATAATAAAAAGGGTTTACAGACGGAGTTACATCCCGCCCTACGATCTTCTAACTTAAACCTATTACGTTCCAAACGTGAGAACCCGTACTTGGACGATGACCAATACCAAAGGGTTCAAAATAAAAGAAGAGGAGGCGTATTTCAATTCTACAAGCCTGGTGAAGTTATAGAACAGGCCAATCGTCTGCGTGAAGCAAAAGCAAAAGAATTAGAACTTCAAAGGTTGGAAAATGAACGGGTCGAGCAGGAAAATAAGTTGAGGCAAAGAAAGATAGAAGAAGGAGAATTGCCtgctgaagatgaagtTAGCTACGTGGAGTCATTTAAGAACATCCCTGATGTCGAATGGTGGGATTTGAAATATCTGGACTCTTCTAATGGAGTTCATCCCAAATTCACATTGCCGTACAATAATTTAGACGAAGACAGTGAAGACGATGATGTAGAGGACACAAGGCCGAGTATCAGATTTGTAAAGCATCCTTTGCCAGTGGTTAAGGAGTTTAATGCAAGTAAAAATGTGGTACCGAGAATTTACCTAACTAAGAAAgagcagaagaagaagagacGTAATCAAAGAAAACTGGTACGACAAGAGGTGGAAGAAAAGATTAAGCTAGGTCTGGAACCTAAGCCAGAGCCCAAGGTAAAATTGAGTAATATGATGCATGTTTTAGAAAGCAATGCTAGCATCCAAGATCCGACAAAGTGGGAACAAACTGTTAAGCAACAGGTTGCACAACGAAAGCAGAAGCATTTAGAGATTAACAAACAGCGTAGCTTGGAAGCTAAAGCAGAAAGACAAGCAAATCTAAAGACCAAAAACTCCCAGAAGGATACCAGGTACTGCAAGGTTTACATGTTCACTCAGCTGAAGAACCCTAAAATACGGTTTAAACTATTAACAAATGGGAAACAGTTACTCCTCAAAGGATGCTGCTTACACTTAAAGCAAAGTGCGGGGGTAATAGTAACAATTGGCGATGAGCGCTCATGTAAATTCTTTGAACGTCTCGTTACAAAGCGGATACAATGGACAGAACCCTTTGTGGACAAGGAAACTACAGAAGAAGTGCGATGTGATGGTGCAAAATGCGAGAAGATTTGGGAGGGGTTAGTGGGAGACCATATGTTCCGCGGCTGGTTTATGAAGGAGTGCCAAAATTCCAACGAACTGAAAGATATTCTAAATACTTCAGGAGGGCAGGCGTTTAGTCATCTCGACCTCAATTTCCTCGACGAACACTAG